Proteins found in one Hypericibacter terrae genomic segment:
- a CDS encoding LysR family transcriptional regulator, which translates to MSFTLKQLRYFVAAAETGTITAAARRLNISQPSVSAAVAELEESLGLDLFLRHHAQGLSLTPAGRRLQTEATDLLAHAEELRQGALDLSQRPGGEIELGCFQTFAPMRIPGMLRALKGRFPDMTVRVREEHLAGLLEGLRRGRFDLGLTYDLGLGPEFSFETLAEVPLYVMLPVRHRFATRKLVALADLVEEPLVLLDLPQSRDHFLSILRARGLEPRIAHETTSLEMVRGLVANGFGYALMHSRPENDRALDGQRLAYRPVKEPVPAQRLGLASLAGARPTRAAQRFAEFCREHFAGSP; encoded by the coding sequence ATGTCCTTCACGCTCAAGCAGCTGCGCTATTTCGTGGCGGCCGCCGAGACCGGCACGATCACGGCCGCCGCACGCCGGCTCAACATCTCGCAGCCCTCGGTGTCGGCCGCCGTTGCCGAGCTCGAGGAGAGCCTGGGGCTCGACCTCTTCCTGCGCCATCACGCGCAAGGCCTGTCGCTGACGCCGGCGGGACGCCGTCTGCAGACCGAGGCCACGGATCTCCTGGCCCACGCGGAGGAGCTCCGCCAGGGCGCGCTCGATCTGAGCCAGCGGCCGGGCGGCGAGATCGAGCTGGGCTGCTTCCAGACTTTCGCGCCGATGCGCATCCCCGGCATGCTGCGCGCCCTCAAGGGGCGCTTCCCCGATATGACGGTGCGGGTGCGCGAGGAGCATCTGGCGGGGCTGCTCGAAGGCCTGCGCCGCGGCCGCTTCGACCTCGGCCTGACCTACGATCTCGGGCTCGGGCCGGAATTCTCCTTCGAGACCCTGGCCGAAGTCCCGCTCTATGTGATGCTGCCCGTTCGCCATCGTTTCGCGACGAGAAAGCTGGTGGCGCTGGCCGACTTGGTCGAGGAACCGCTGGTCCTGCTGGACCTGCCGCAGAGCCGCGACCACTTCCTTTCCATTCTGCGCGCCCGGGGGCTCGAGCCCCGGATCGCGCATGAGACGACCTCGCTCGAGATGGTGCGCGGCCTGGTCGCCAACGGCTTCGGCTATGCGCTGATGCATTCGCGGCCGGAAAACGACCGGGCCCTCGACGGCCAGCGGCTGGCCTATCGGCCGGTCAAGGAGCCGGTGCCGGCCCAGCGGCTCGGGCTGGCCAGCCTGGCCGGGGCGCGGCCCACCCGCGCCGCCCAGCGTTTCGCCGAGTTCTGCCGCGAGCATTTTGCCGGCAGCCCCTGA
- a CDS encoding 4-hydroxyphenylacetate 3-hydroxylase family protein, translated as MIRTGEQYRESLRDDRAVWINGERVKDVTRHPSFKPIVDARARIYDMAHDRNAPVMTYTDEETRETNCIGYKLPHSQDDWQAKRRAVDTVMKDLGGVVIRVGDETIGEMWSLYDGQDVLREVDPRFADNIKNHIWKALRSDTFHVSANTDPKGDRSKRPQDQDPDMLLHVVKETDAGIVVRGAKYETAAAYSNQAFVKPTIANWGDDKLSDYAVGFICEMNRPGIKHICRTGFAGRAPARDYPLSNKFDEVDTLLIFDNVLVPWENVLFYRHTRAASFIRGTLHRYSAFPFVLRLLYVADMMIGAALFNVRQTGLDQQQAVREKLALLACYRETINAHMTAAIALAEKSPAGLLMPNQSLLYTGRVHACSKLPEMMHLARELCGGQICVTPDSATFDHPETKPWMDKFYSVNEYWVAEDRRKLLAFARDLLNSDYAGHRVTFELFAQSPPFAHLNAVYMNFGWNGPLDFVRKAADLSEKVMEQGKKKPA; from the coding sequence ATGATCAGAACGGGCGAGCAATACCGTGAATCGCTGCGCGACGACCGCGCGGTCTGGATCAATGGCGAACGCGTGAAGGATGTGACGCGCCATCCCTCCTTCAAGCCGATCGTCGATGCCCGCGCCCGCATCTACGACATGGCGCACGACCGCAACGCTCCCGTCATGACCTACACCGACGAGGAGACGCGCGAGACCAACTGCATCGGCTACAAGCTGCCCCACAGCCAGGACGACTGGCAGGCCAAGCGGCGCGCCGTCGATACGGTGATGAAGGATCTGGGCGGCGTCGTCATCCGCGTCGGCGACGAGACCATCGGCGAGATGTGGTCGCTCTATGACGGCCAGGACGTGCTGCGCGAGGTCGATCCGCGCTTCGCCGACAACATCAAGAATCACATCTGGAAGGCGCTGCGCTCCGACACCTTCCATGTCTCGGCCAACACCGACCCCAAGGGGGACCGGTCCAAGCGTCCGCAGGACCAGGATCCCGACATGCTGCTGCATGTGGTCAAGGAGACCGATGCCGGCATCGTCGTGCGCGGCGCCAAATACGAGACCGCGGCCGCCTATTCGAACCAGGCCTTCGTCAAGCCGACCATCGCCAACTGGGGCGACGACAAGCTCTCGGACTATGCCGTGGGCTTCATCTGCGAGATGAACCGGCCCGGCATCAAGCATATCTGCCGCACCGGCTTCGCCGGCCGCGCGCCGGCGCGCGACTATCCGCTCTCGAACAAGTTCGACGAGGTCGACACGCTGCTGATCTTCGACAATGTGCTGGTGCCCTGGGAGAACGTTCTGTTCTACCGCCACACGCGCGCGGCTTCCTTCATTCGCGGCACGCTCCACCGCTACAGCGCCTTCCCCTTCGTGCTGCGGCTCCTCTATGTCGCCGACATGATGATCGGCGCCGCGCTCTTCAATGTGCGCCAGACCGGCCTCGACCAGCAGCAGGCGGTGCGCGAGAAGCTGGCGCTCCTGGCCTGCTATCGCGAGACAATCAATGCCCATATGACGGCGGCGATCGCGCTCGCCGAGAAGAGCCCGGCGGGTCTGCTGATGCCCAACCAATCGCTGCTCTATACCGGCCGCGTCCATGCCTGCTCGAAGCTGCCGGAGATGATGCATCTCGCCCGCGAGCTCTGCGGCGGCCAGATCTGCGTGACGCCGGACTCCGCGACCTTCGACCATCCGGAGACCAAGCCCTGGATGGACAAGTTCTATAGCGTCAACGAGTACTGGGTGGCCGAGGACCGGCGCAAGCTTTTGGCCTTCGCCCGCGATCTGCTCAATTCCGACTATGCCGGCCATCGCGTGACCTTCGAATTGTTCGCGCAGTCGCCGCCCTTCGCCCATCTCAACGCCGTCTACATGAATTTCGGCTGGAACGGTCCGCTCGATTTCGTGCGCAAGGCGGCGGACCTCTCCGAGAAGGTCATGGAGCAGGGCAAGAAGAAGCCGGCCTGA
- a CDS encoding RidA family protein: MSHIRKRKFNTRDTYPEQKLDNDLCMSVRAGNHVFLRGQVGQDLKGRIVGVGDPAAQAEQAMKNVKVLLEEQGARMEDICKITVYITDRAYREPVYRTVGKWLKGVYPCSTGLIVQGLARPEWVMEIDVEAVIPEDRTAKETRAAKGGRAKKKAKGK; the protein is encoded by the coding sequence ATGAGCCATATCCGCAAGCGTAAGTTCAACACCCGCGACACCTATCCGGAGCAGAAGCTCGACAACGATCTCTGCATGTCGGTGCGCGCCGGCAATCACGTCTTCCTGCGGGGCCAGGTCGGCCAGGACCTCAAGGGCCGTATCGTCGGGGTGGGCGACCCGGCGGCGCAGGCCGAGCAGGCCATGAAGAACGTGAAGGTGCTGCTGGAAGAGCAGGGCGCGCGGATGGAGGATATCTGCAAGATCACGGTCTATATCACCGACCGCGCCTATCGCGAGCCCGTCTACAGGACCGTGGGCAAGTGGCTCAAGGGCGTCTATCCTTGCTCGACCGGTCTCATCGTCCAGGGTCTGGCCCGTCCGGAATGGGTGATGGAGATCGACGTCGAGGCGGTCATCCCGGAAGACCGCACCGCAAAGGAAACCCGGGCCGCCAAAGGGGGGCGGGCAAAGAAGAAAGCGAAGGGGAAATGA
- a CDS encoding DUF1028 domain-containing protein yields the protein MTFSIIGRCERTGMFGVAITTSSIAVASRCPWARAGVGAVSTQNVTDPAIGPRTLDAMEKGAGATDALHGVMSQSAHAEYRQVIAIDRHGATAFHGGVKTLGTHAINPGRDCIAAGNLLRNTNVPKAMIKSFESNVGVHLAERLLRALEEGVVAGGELGPVHSCGLIVVRDRPWPLVDLRVDWDDAAPIAHLRQLWNAYEPQMEAYQTRAVDPASAPAYGVPGDPGANPLR from the coding sequence ATGACGTTCTCGATCATCGGCCGTTGCGAGCGGACAGGCATGTTCGGGGTGGCGATCACCACCTCGAGCATCGCGGTCGCCAGCCGCTGTCCCTGGGCGCGTGCCGGTGTTGGCGCGGTCTCGACCCAGAATGTTACCGATCCCGCGATCGGCCCGCGCACCCTCGACGCGATGGAGAAGGGCGCGGGCGCCACCGATGCTCTCCACGGCGTCATGAGCCAATCGGCGCATGCGGAGTACCGGCAGGTGATCGCCATCGACCGTCATGGCGCGACGGCGTTCCATGGCGGCGTCAAGACGCTGGGCACGCATGCGATCAATCCAGGGCGCGACTGCATCGCCGCCGGCAATCTTCTGCGCAACACGAACGTGCCGAAGGCGATGATCAAGAGCTTCGAGTCCAACGTCGGCGTTCACCTGGCCGAGCGGCTGCTGCGCGCTCTTGAAGAGGGCGTGGTCGCGGGCGGCGAGCTGGGCCCGGTCCATTCCTGCGGGCTGATCGTGGTGCGCGACCGGCCCTGGCCGCTGGTCGATCTCCGGGTCGACTGGGACGACGCGGCGCCGATCGCCCATCTGCGCCAGCTCTGGAACGCCTATGAGCCGCAGATGGAGGCCTATCAGACGCGCGCGGTCGATCCGGCCTCGGCACCCGCCTACGGGGTGCCGGGCGATCCGGGTGCCAATCCCCTGCGTTGA
- a CDS encoding Lrp/AsnC family transcriptional regulator, whose amino-acid sequence MELDDFDRRLLDALQKNNRLTGEELATIAGLSAAACLRRVQRLRDEGVIERDVSLLAPAAVGMRVTVVLMVTLERERPDLVDEFKQAMRRAPEVQQCLYVTGPADFVLIVTAADVADYEAFTRRHLFERHIRRFESLVVLDRVKSETAIPLTERRQT is encoded by the coding sequence GTGGAGCTCGACGACTTCGATCGGCGTCTGCTCGACGCCCTTCAGAAAAACAACCGTCTGACCGGAGAAGAGCTGGCGACGATCGCCGGCCTGTCGGCGGCGGCCTGCTTACGACGCGTCCAGCGGCTGCGCGACGAAGGGGTGATCGAGCGGGACGTGTCGCTGCTGGCACCAGCCGCGGTCGGCATGCGGGTCACCGTCGTGTTGATGGTGACGTTGGAACGCGAACGGCCCGATCTTGTGGACGAGTTCAAGCAGGCGATGCGCCGGGCGCCGGAGGTACAGCAGTGCCTTTACGTCACCGGGCCGGCCGATTTCGTGCTGATCGTCACCGCTGCTGACGTGGCCGACTACGAAGCCTTCACCCGGCGGCATCTTTTCGAGCGGCATATTCGCCGGTTCGAAAGCCTGGTCGTGCTCGATCGGGTCAAATCGGAGACGGCAATCCCGCTGACGGAACGTCGCCAAACCTGA